In the Oncorhynchus tshawytscha isolate Ot180627B linkage group LG17, Otsh_v2.0, whole genome shotgun sequence genome, one interval contains:
- the LOC112216960 gene encoding rab GDP dissociation inhibitor beta-like yields MNEEYDVIVLGTGLTECILSGIMSVKGKKVLHMDRNSYYGAESASITPLEDLYKRFSLPGAPPESMGKGRDWNVDLIPKFLMANGQLVRMLLITQVTRYLDFKVIEGSFVYKKGSIYKVPSTETEALASSLMGLFEKRRFRKFLVFVANFDENDPKTMEGVDPNKTTMRDVFKKFDLGQDVIDFTGHSLALYRTDEYLDLPCMDSLNRIKLYSESLARYGKSPYLYPLYGLGELPQGFARLSAIYGGTYMLNKPIEEIVMDDGKVVGVKSEGEIARCKQLICDPSYLMDRTTKVGQVIRVICIMSHPIKNTSDANSCQIIIPQNQVNRKHDIYVCMISYTHNVAAQGKYVAIISTTVETDNPEMEVKPAMDLLEPVEQKFVSISDQYAPTDMGAESQIFMSRTYDATTHFETTCDDIKDIYKRMTGTEFDFAEMERKKNDIFGDAADQ; encoded by the exons ATGAATGAAGAATACGACGTTATCGTGCTGGGTACCGGACTGACG GAATGCATCCTGTCAGGAATCATGTCGGTGAAGGGGAAGAAGGTCTTGCACATGGACCGGAACTCCTACTACGGGGCAGAGAGTGCCTCCATCACTCCCCTGGAGGAT CTGTATAAACGCTTCAGTCTCCCAGGCGCTCCGCCGGAGTCCATGGGAAAAGGCCGGGACTGGAATGTGGACCTCATCCCGAAGTTCCTCATGGCCAACG GTCAGTTGGTCCGCATGCTGCTGATCACACAGGTGACGCGCTACCTGGACTTCAAGGTGATCGAAGGCAGCTTCGTCTACAAAAAGGGCAGCATCTACAAAGTGCCCTCCACCGAGACCGAGGCCCTGGCATCCA GTCTGATGGGGCTGTTTGAGAAACGGCGCTTCAGGAAGTTCCTGGTTTTCGTGGCTAACTTTGATGAAAACGACCCCAAGACCATGGAGGGTGTAGACCCCAACAAGACGACGATGAGGGACGTGTTCAAGAAGTTTGACCTGGGCCAGGATGTCATCGACTTCACAGGACACTCCCTCGCCCTCTACCGGACAGACGA GTACCTGGACCTGCCTTGCATGGACTCGCTAAACAGGATCAAGCTGTACAGTGAGTCTCTGGCCAGATATGGCAAGAGTCCgtacctctaccccctctacggCCTGGGGGAGCTGCCCCAAGGGTTCGCCAG ATTAAGTGCTATCTACGGAGGAACCTACATGCTGAACAAGCCCATTGAGGAGATTGTCATGGACGATGGAAAAGTAGTGGGAGTCAAGTCTGAGGGAGAG aTCGCCCGCTGTAAGCAGCTGATCTGCGATCCCAGCTATCTAATGGACCGCACAACCAAGGTCGGTCAGGTGATCCGGGTCATCTGCATCATGAGCCACCCCATCAAGAACACCAGTGACGCCAACTCCTGCCAGATCATCATCCCCCAGAACCAGGTCAACAGGAAGCACG ATATCTACGTGTGCATGATCTCCTATACTCATAATGTGGCAGCACAGGGGAAGTATGTAGCCATCATCAGCACCACAGTGGAGACGGACAACCCTGAGATGGAGGTCAAACCAGCCATGGACCTGCTGGAGCCTGTCGAGCAGAA GTTTGTGAGCATCAGTGACCAGTACGCACCAACTGACATGGGTGCTGAAAGCCAG ATCTTCATGTCCCGTACCTACGACGCTACCACCCACTTCGAGACCACCTGCGACGACATCAAGGACATCTACAAGCGGATGACGGGAACCGAATTTGACTTTGCCGAGATGGAGCGCAAGAAGAACGACATCTTCGGCGACGCAGCTGACCAGTAG